The window CCCTCGATCGGTCCCGAAGCCGAAGCATACAATTCATTGCCTGTCACATCCTTCGTGCGGTTCGTAAGTGCTGGATTTTGGGTCGAGGTCGGTTGGGTGTAGTAGAGAAACCGATACCCGATATCGATCTGATGTTCGATCCCCGAAAACACGTTCCTCGCTCCGAGGTCCAGGTTGAAGTGGTCGTAGTCGGACGACCAGTCCCTGGTAAGCCCAATGCCTCCAAAAAACTCCGGCCGGAAAATCGATCCAATCGCCTCGACACCGGCCAACGCCCGAGGATCGTTTGGATTGGTCGCGAAAGATTCCCGGTAGGCACGGCTCGCTGCCACGTAGTCTCCCTGAAACCGATAGACATCACCTCGAAGGGCCATGACCTCCGCATCAGGCCCGAAAGAATCCGCTATTTCATCCAACGTGGAACCTGCATCATCAATCATGTCCGCATCGTAAGTCTGAAACCTGGCCAACTGTAGCTGCAAATCCTTGTCTGAGGGACGGAGAGCGATCGCAGCCGCAATCTCCTGAGTCGCCAGGCGATATTGCTCCATCTCGGCGTACGTCTGGGCGGACTCCAACCGGATGTCAGCTTCGTCTGGAGTCTCTGCAAGAAACCTTCTAAAAAACTCCGCCGCCTGACGCTGCTCCGGAGAAGCAAGATCTCGCGCCTCCAGTAACTCAATCTCTGCAAGACGCTGCCGGGTGAGCTCCATTTCTTTGAAATGAAGGCTGTAAAACGAGGATGCCTCTGGAAACTCTCCCAACACTTTAGCCTTTCTGGCATGCTCCAAAGCCCTAGTTCTCAAAAGTACCAAATAATATCCCTCTATCGCCCGATCGTCCCGTCCACCATGTTGGATACCTGCAAGGTAAGATCTGCCAGCGTCTTCGTAATCGCCTCTAAAGCGGTAAAGATCCCCCAAACGAATGTGAGCTTCTGCCAGAGTGGGATACTCCTCCAAAATGCCCTCGAACGATTCAACGGAGTCATCCATCGTCTCCATCTCGTAGGAGAGCCAGATCGCCTTTTTCAAAAGAAGCTCCTGTCGGAGCTCTGTCTCACTCTGATGGAGGATCGCCTCTTCGAGGAGAGATAACCCTTCGTCCTCGCTTCCGCCATCATAAGTCATCTGGGCAAATTCATGCAAAGCGATTGGATCATCCGGGACTCGTTCAAGGAAGTTTCTGTAGTTGGCTTCCGCTTGAACCCTGTCTCCAGCCGCACGATGAAGGCGGGCGATCTGTAATATTCCTAGATTGTTAGAAGTATCCAGAGACTGCTCAATCAGCACCAAACTGTCTTCAAAGACTTTCTTCGCTTCAACGCGATTGGGATCTTCCCTCAGGATCGGGATCACTTGGTTTGCCGCTTCGACAGGTTCATCTAAGACCAAGAGAAGCTCACCCAACTCGATCCGGGCATTTAAATCATCGGGATTCTCATCAACATAGGCCCGATAAAAACGAACACTCTCGAGATAAACCTGTGCCTGCCGGAGTTCGCGGGCGCGCAGGAGAAGAGTATCCGACTCATCCTGCCCAGACACAACAAAGCCCGCAGCGAGCATGAGCGGGATCAAAACGAGAACGAAGGCCTTCGCTAGACTACGGACAGACATAAAGGGCTTTTGCGAGCCTTCATACCTACCAACTACTCTTTTATTTACAAGGTTTTAACTCATTTTGGAGCGGTGAGAGCCAGAATATCATCCTCCCGATAACGCATGAAGGGCTGGTTCTGGCTAGAGAGACTCGTGGGGATCAAGCTTCCTTTCCCTACTTGCGGCTCTCTCCCGGACAACTACCCATGCTTTCCACGGACCTTTCGTTTTTCCTAACACGGCATTCCAATACCACTGTGACACATCGGTTCCACTCCAACCATCGGCTCCCTCAATCCGTTGCCTGATCTCAAGCTCGTTGCCATCCTTCGTTGCATAGAAACGGCGCCAGTTTCGCTCGTATGGATCTTTCCAAAGAGTCCCATTCTCAATTCCCCAACCAGCTCCCCGGAAACAATCGTCAGCAGGGTGAAGCCTGCGAGTCGGCTTCTCTACGTGCCGCACCAGAAGAAGTGCTTCGTCATCCTGGTATAAGCGAACAGGTATCCCACCTTCCTCAAAAGATTCCAGTAGCAAGTATCTTCCGTCACTGCTCGCCGACCATTCCGTAGAGGCATCCGCCCCTGTAGCTAAGGCCTCCGCTTTCACCACGAACCGGGTTGCCCAAACGCCCGACGAAAGTAGACCGAATCCAAACACAGCGAAAGCCAATCCGAATCCGGCTCTCTCTGCGCGAACGATTCTCGAGTGTGGTCTCGTCTGGGTTCTACCCAGAACCCCTTGGTCCCTCCGATCCAGTCTTCGAAGAACCCCAACAATCATCACAAGGGCCACTGCAAAGATCACTAGCCCGGCAGTTTCATGCGCAATCGGTCCACCCCAACCTTTCCACTCGAGAAGAAAAAGGGTCACCACCCTCACTACATTGGAGAGGAACAGGAGGCATCCCGTTGCCAGAGATCCAACGAGAACCATTTTCCTTCCCATTCGCTGAAAAGAGGTCACACAGCCCGACACCAGCCAACCAAACCAAAGGTATTGAAGCCCCGCGCAAGGTCGATCAATCACGATCTCCTTCCCCTCGATACTCATGGTAATCCCCTCAAGAACGACCGGAAGGCCGAAGAACTGAAGCCCCTCAGTGCCCAACCAGCCGCACACCCAACGCAAGGGATAACCGATGTAAAAATCGAGACTCGCGAGGATCGGGAGACTGATCAGTCCGAGAATGGTGGCACCCGGAGGCATTCCTTTTTTTAGCGCCAGTAGCGAGATCGCCCCAACCAGCAATCCTGCTCTTACGAGTGCTGGGATTCCTGGAATAAAAGCAACTGCTCCTCCAAGGATCAAGGCGATCACGGCCTCCTTGCGAGACAGTAGAGTTCCTGACCGAAAATCCGCCACCCAACGCATCCAAGGAAGAAAGAAAAGCCAACTAATCAAAGCGATTACCCCGTAAGGTTCATCAGAACCATCCGTCATTCGTTGCAGATACCACCACCCACTGGGCAGGATAAGAAGCAGGACGCCACTTCCCAAAAGAACGCTGGAAAAGGGTAACCGTTGAATCATTCTTTTCGCCCTTCCCTCCACTTCCAGAGACCAAAACCTTGGACTCCTACTGCAATGAGAAACAATCCGATCGTCGTGGGCTCAGGAGATGCCGGCACACCCGCACCTACTGCAAGTGCACTCACCCCCTTCGGTAAAGGGGAAGGCTGTTTCACTGGCACTGCGTTCACTTTTTTGCGAACGATCTCCTGCTCCACTGCCACGAATGAGGTGTAGGCGGTGAGGAGGCGATAGGAAAGACCCAGCTCCACAATCAAGGGGCGGATCTCCGATTCGTTCCGATAGGCAAGTTGATCCATCCATTCGCGGATCTTGGCCCGAGCCCAGAGTATATCAAGGGAGCTGGATTCGCTGGCAGGAACAGAGGAGAGGTCGATCTCTTCTCGGTAATCCACACTGCCCTGCTTGCCACTCACAACCACAGAGCCTGACGGCCGACCCTGAAACTGACCCATCACCCGAACAGGCTTCGCCAGAAAAAGGTCCGGCTGCTGGGAAGGAAGCAGGTCAGACACACGGATGTCGCCAAACTCGACGGAAATGTCAGTCAAAACGGGATTTTTGATCAGCGAGACAAGTTCTTTCGCGACTCCCTTTCCCTCTTTTGGATTCGTCGCGACAAAGGCTTCCCCACCTCCAGTTCTCGCCAAACCTTCAATGAGATAACGATTCACCGAGCTCCCGATTCCCAGACCAAAAAGATTAGCCTTCCCGAGGTGGTCGCGGACGAGAGCAAAGGCTCGCTGCTCCACCGTTACATAACCATCGGTGAGCACCACAACCGTCCGAGAAACGCCTTCCCGCTTGGGTTCGACGAGAATACGCTTCAGAGCCGGAAGCAAACTGGTTCCTCCGCCGCCGGTAAGCGTATTGAGCCAATGCGCAGCAGAAGCTTTCATACGGTCATCCGCAAAGACGGAACCTCCTTTAGAGAAGATTTCAGAACCTCCTGCAAACGCGATCATGTTGAACGAATCGGAAGGGCCGAGACCGCCTATCAAGTCATTCATGATCTCCTTCGAAATCGAAAGCGGGAATCCATTCATCGAACCCGAAACATCAATCAGAAAGAGGTATTCTCGAGGAACGACAGAGTGGGAGCCTGCACGAACAGGTGGCTCGATGTTCAGCAAAAAGAACCCGCCCCCGTTTTCGCTCTCCTTCAACAACAGACTCGCTTGCGGTTCTTTACCAGCAAGCGAGTAACGAAGGATGAAGTCCCGATCATCGTTTCGATTTGTGCTCGTGACCAGTTGAGTCCGAACACGATTTTCCGTCACGAATTCGGCATCGATGGAATGGCTTGGCGATCCAACCCGCTCAAGGGGCTGCCCCTGCACGATCTCCAACTCAATTTGAAACTTCGGAGGAGTAACCGTTGTCTCCTCGGAAAGAAAGGGGGAGCTAATCCAATCCGTTGCGCCACCCTCTCCTGAAACCGGGTCCTCGGAATAGCGCGGACCTACGACCGTCGGATAGACGAATTCGTAATCGCCCTCCACCCGCGGAAGAGTTTCGGTGTAACGCAGCTCCACGACGACCGAATCGGCCGGGAGAATGTTGGCAACGTTCATCTGAAATACGTTGGGACGGTGCTGTTCGAGAAGGACGGCCCTCTTTCCATCGGTCTTCGCCTGCACATAGGTTTTCTTTGCTTCCTCTTTTTCTTTGATTTCGGCGACGATCGTCCTTTCACCCACCTCGAATCTCAAATCGTTGACTGCTGCCCGAGTTGATCCCGGAAAGACGTAGATCGCCTCAATGGGGATAGCGCCCTCATTGCGAAACTCCTGACGAACCGTAACGGTCGCCAGATAACCCTCGATCAGGACATCTACGTAGGTCGATTTTAGCGGCAGGAGGTCGAGTCCTTCGTCACTACCGGGAATCCAGAAGTATGGGGCCTCGGTTTGGTCTAGAGCGGCGTCTGTTGCGCCATGCGTCGCCCCTTCGCGAAGGACCTGGGCACTGGCTACCGTTAGAACGGTGAAGAAGAAGAGGAGGATCAGTGTTTTCATCGCCCTGCATCCTACTCCTCCTGTGTGGAAGGATTATGATTTCTCTGTGGAAACTCCGTGAAAACGAAGTAACTGTTGTTTTTCCCAACCGGACGCTCTTGACTCCAGCAATGGACAAACTGACGGAAATTTTTGCGCTGCAGGAAAAACTCAACGAGCGAATCGGCGTTTCGCTCGACGGCCTGACCGACGAGAAAAAGGCAGAGTGGGTGCTCAACTATTCCCGCGCCATGCAACAGGAGCTTGCAGAGCTCATCGATTCCGTCCCTTGGAAGTGGTGGGCCAAATATCAGGAGTTCGACGAGCAAAATGCCCGCGTTGAAGTGGTAGACCTCTTCCACTTCCTAATCTCGGCTGCACAAGCCCTCGGGATGACCGCAGACGACGTCTACAACGCCTACCTCGCCAAAAATAAGGTCAACCACGCACGCCAGGAGTCAGGTTACGCGGAGAAAGACCACGACGATTCAAAGCATATCTAGCAAGCTGTCAGGCATTGAACAGCGATCTGCCACAGTTGAGTCCTAACGGTAGGAGAGGCTTTACGCCTCGATAAGGATGGTGGAAAAGTGATTTTTTATCGAGGCGTGAAGCCTCATCCTACAGACGCGAAGTTTTCAGACTAAGGCTACTTTCTCTGCATTCCCCGCGTCCTTCATAGCGAGAAATCGCTCTTCCTCCCTACAAGGAAATCATCTCCCTGATCTGGGCCACCCGTTCTTCAATAGTCTCAGCTCCGCCAGAAATGAGGCGATCGCAGCTGAAAGCCTCAACCGTTTGGCTGGCGACTGCGGTTCCATAAAGAAGCCCCGTCTTTACGGCAGACACGTCACTGCGATCTACCGCAGCGAGGCTTCCCATCAAGGCACCGAGGAAAGTGTCGCCCGCTCCGGTCGGATCGCGCAGCTCCGTTACCGGGTAGGCAGGCAGGGCGAAAATGCCACCGTCATAGAAATAGTAGGCACCGTGCTCTCCCTTCTTCACGATTACGTGTTCAGGACCTAACTCCCGTAGTGCGGAGCCCGCTTTCACCACGTTGGATTCCCCCGTAAGCAATGCAGCCTCACTGTCATTAATTGCCAAAAGGTCGATGCGTTTAATCAGTTCCAAAAAAGCAGGCTGCTCGATATTGATCCACAAATCGATGGTATCAGCAGCTATGAAAGCATCCTTGGCCTCCAGTTGGTCGAGCACATGCGCTTGTAACGCAGGGTGAATGTTACCGAGTAAAACGTAACGGGTGCCCTTGTAAGCCTCCGGCAACACGGGTTTGAACGACTCAAACACGTTCAGCTGAATATCAATGGTCTCGCGATCGTTAAAGTTCTCACCGTACTTACCTGTCCATCGAAAGGTAGGTCCACTTTCATCCACCTGTAGTCCGGAGACATCGACCGAGTGCGTCTCCAATTGTTTCCAATCGCGATCCTCAAAATCGTTTCCGACCACGGCAACAATCCGCGTAGGGGCGAAGTAGCTCGAGGCAAGAGAGGCGAAGGAGGCAGACCCTCCGAGAATGCGCTCATCCTTGCCAAAAGGTGTCTCGATATCGTCGTAACCCACCGAACCAACGATCAAAACGGGCTCGGCAGGACTGTCAGAGATTTTCACTCGCTCCATCCGACCACCGAAACCAGAGGATGCCTCGTTGTCACCCTCTTTTTCACGAGGGTTGCAAAGCCTCTGATCTAACTCCTACCTTTTCGACTGTGAAATCCTCCATCCTGCTCATCACCGCCAGTGGCCCCGACCGACCTGGAATCGTTCACGAACTCGCCCGTCGCGTCTTTGAACACAAAGGAAACTGGGAGCGGAGCCGTCTCATCCACCTGGCCGGACGCTTCATTGGCCTCCTCCAGATAAGCGTTCCGGAGACCTTCCAAAAGGAGCTCGAAAAGGACCTTTTCAGCATCGACGGACTTGATCTTACCATTGCCGAAGGAACGGTACCAGCCACATCCGGAAAGGACGGAATCGCCATGTCCCTCGTCGGAGCCGATCATCCCGGTATCGTTGCAGAGGTATTCGGTGCCCTCGCAAAGCTCGGCCTGAACGTCGAATCGATGTCGACTCGCACCGAAGCCGCTGCCGACTCGGGCACCCTCCTCTTTCACGCGAGAGCTACTCTCACCGCACAAACTCCAATTTCGATCGATGAGGTCCGCGCGAAACTGGAATCCATTGCAAGCGACCTTCTGGTTGAGTTGGCCGTAGAGGAAGCGTAGCAACCGACCGCAGATGAATCCTGCCTATCGGGTCATTCGCTTCACGACCGAGAAACCAGTCCCATTCCCCAATTTCTCCGTCGTCACCGCGTTCAACCCGTTCGGAAAAGTCGTGGAGGATGAAATCAATGAAAGAGAGGACCGGAAGCTCTACGGAGCCATCCTGGATCTTGGAGAAAAACCGATCCAGATAACGGGCATGTCGCACGACGGCTCTCATTGGGAACACGGCTGGACGGTCCTCGATGCAGACAGCGCGGTCACCCTGGGAAAACAATTTCACCAGGAGGCCATCTACCGCATCGAAGAAGGGACCCTACTTCTCGTTGATCTTTCATCAGGCCACACCGAAGATCTAGGCCAATGGTCAGATCACCTACTGGACTAACTTTTAGCCTTCCGCTTCCACAAGAAAGGACCCATAACGGTGAAAGTCTGCGGGGGTAGCTCAGCTGGATAGAGCATCGGCCTTCTAAGCCGGCGGTCGTGGGTTCGAATCCCACCCCTCGTGCCATGC is drawn from Verrucomicrobiota bacterium and contains these coding sequences:
- a CDS encoding tetratricopeptide repeat protein, yielding MSVRSLAKAFVLVLIPLMLAAGFVVSGQDESDTLLLRARELRQAQVYLESVRFYRAYVDENPDDLNARIELGELLLVLDEPVEAANQVIPILREDPNRVEAKKVFEDSLVLIEQSLDTSNNLGILQIARLHRAAGDRVQAEANYRNFLERVPDDPIALHEFAQMTYDGGSEDEGLSLLEEAILHQSETELRQELLLKKAIWLSYEMETMDDSVESFEGILEEYPTLAEAHIRLGDLYRFRGDYEDAGRSYLAGIQHGGRDDRAIEGYYLVLLRTRALEHARKAKVLGEFPEASSFYSLHFKEMELTRQRLAEIELLEARDLASPEQRQAAEFFRRFLAETPDEADIRLESAQTYAEMEQYRLATQEIAAAIALRPSDKDLQLQLARFQTYDADMIDDAGSTLDEIADSFGPDAEVMALRGDVYRFQGDYVAASRAYRESFATNPNDPRALAGVEAIGSIFRPEFFGGIGLTRDWSSDYDHFNLDLGARNVFSGIEHQIDIGYRFLYYTQPTSTQNPALTNRTKDVTGNELYASASGPIEGPWSYLATLGGVFYDNVDGTVLGRLGIGYSTKQLAAVFGFRRREAVFEHYDLSALLDEVRTNDFYGQAIYVIEGDEIWERWQIEGFGESGWFSDGNYRTRLIGTVLNRMIDEPDQALKVGLRGLWLNYDDESANYFSPSDYYGGGVTGRYDRRIADDTNGGITGTVLWIEQVEEFDIAIGGYLDHQISESSRASVRLDYGESTFQQGDIRSFSGRAEVQIVF
- a CDS encoding exosortase/archaeosortase family protein; amino-acid sequence: MIQRLPFSSVLLGSGVLLLILPSGWWYLQRMTDGSDEPYGVIALISWLFFLPWMRWVADFRSGTLLSRKEAVIALILGGAVAFIPGIPALVRAGLLVGAISLLALKKGMPPGATILGLISLPILASLDFYIGYPLRWVCGWLGTEGLQFFGLPVVLEGITMSIEGKEIVIDRPCAGLQYLWFGWLVSGCVTSFQRMGRKMVLVGSLATGCLLFLSNVVRVVTLFLLEWKGWGGPIAHETAGLVIFAVALVMIVGVLRRLDRRDQGVLGRTQTRPHSRIVRAERAGFGLAFAVFGFGLLSSGVWATRFVVKAEALATGADASTEWSASSDGRYLLLESFEEGGIPVRLYQDDEALLLVRHVEKPTRRLHPADDCFRGAGWGIENGTLWKDPYERNWRRFYATKDGNELEIRQRIEGADGWSGTDVSQWYWNAVLGKTKGPWKAWVVVRERAASRERKLDPHESL
- a CDS encoding VIT and VWA domain-containing protein, translating into MKTLILLFFFTVLTVASAQVLREGATHGATDAALDQTEAPYFWIPGSDEGLDLLPLKSTYVDVLIEGYLATVTVRQEFRNEGAIPIEAIYVFPGSTRAAVNDLRFEVGERTIVAEIKEKEEAKKTYVQAKTDGKRAVLLEQHRPNVFQMNVANILPADSVVVELRYTETLPRVEGDYEFVYPTVVGPRYSEDPVSGEGGATDWISSPFLSEETTVTPPKFQIELEIVQGQPLERVGSPSHSIDAEFVTENRVRTQLVTSTNRNDDRDFILRYSLAGKEPQASLLLKESENGGGFFLLNIEPPVRAGSHSVVPREYLFLIDVSGSMNGFPLSISKEIMNDLIGGLGPSDSFNMIAFAGGSEIFSKGGSVFADDRMKASAAHWLNTLTGGGGTSLLPALKRILVEPKREGVSRTVVVLTDGYVTVEQRAFALVRDHLGKANLFGLGIGSSVNRYLIEGLARTGGGEAFVATNPKEGKGVAKELVSLIKNPVLTDISVEFGDIRVSDLLPSQQPDLFLAKPVRVMGQFQGRPSGSVVVSGKQGSVDYREEIDLSSVPASESSSLDILWARAKIREWMDQLAYRNESEIRPLIVELGLSYRLLTAYTSFVAVEQEIVRKKVNAVPVKQPSPLPKGVSALAVGAGVPASPEPTTIGLFLIAVGVQGFGLWKWREGRKE
- a CDS encoding dUTPase; its protein translation is MDKLTEIFALQEKLNERIGVSLDGLTDEKKAEWVLNYSRAMQQELAELIDSVPWKWWAKYQEFDEQNARVEVVDLFHFLISAAQALGMTADDVYNAYLAKNKVNHARQESGYAEKDHDDSKHI
- a CDS encoding PfkB family carbohydrate kinase, which translates into the protein MKISDSPAEPVLIVGSVGYDDIETPFGKDERILGGSASFASLASSYFAPTRIVAVVGNDFEDRDWKQLETHSVDVSGLQVDESGPTFRWTGKYGENFNDRETIDIQLNVFESFKPVLPEAYKGTRYVLLGNIHPALQAHVLDQLEAKDAFIAADTIDLWINIEQPAFLELIKRIDLLAINDSEAALLTGESNVVKAGSALRELGPEHVIVKKGEHGAYYFYDGGIFALPAYPVTELRDPTGAGDTFLGALMGSLAAVDRSDVSAVKTGLLYGTAVASQTVEAFSCDRLISGGAETIEERVAQIREMISL
- a CDS encoding ACT domain-containing protein gives rise to the protein MKSSILLITASGPDRPGIVHELARRVFEHKGNWERSRLIHLAGRFIGLLQISVPETFQKELEKDLFSIDGLDLTIAEGTVPATSGKDGIAMSLVGADHPGIVAEVFGALAKLGLNVESMSTRTEAAADSGTLLFHARATLTAQTPISIDEVRAKLESIASDLLVELAVEEA
- a CDS encoding DUF3293 domain-containing protein, with product MNPAYRVIRFTTEKPVPFPNFSVVTAFNPFGKVVEDEINEREDRKLYGAILDLGEKPIQITGMSHDGSHWEHGWTVLDADSAVTLGKQFHQEAIYRIEEGTLLLVDLSSGHTEDLGQWSDHLLD